DNA from Anopheles bellator unplaced genomic scaffold, idAnoBellAS_SP24_06.2 scaffold00211_ctg1, whole genome shotgun sequence:
AGACGATCCGCTCATGTTCGACATGGATCAAGGCTTTTCGCAAAATTTCACCCAGGACCAAGTTGACGATATGAACCAGCAGCTGAGTCAGACGCGCTCGCAGCGCGTTCGCGCCGCAATGTTCCCGGAAACGCTGGAGGAAGGCATTGAGATCCCTTCGACACAGTTCGATCCGCAGCAACCGACTGCTGTCCAACGGTTGGCTGAACCCTCGCAGATGCTTAAGCATGCAGTCGTCAATCTTATCAACTACCAGGATGATGCGGACCTGGCGACGCGCGCCATTCCTGAGTTGATCAAGCTGCTGAACGACGAGGACCAAGTAGTGGTGTCACAGGCAGCCATGATGGTCCATCAGTTGTCAAAGAAGGAGGCGTCCAGGCACGCGATCATGAACAGCCCACAGATGGTGGCAGCACTCGTTCGCGCCCTCTCTAACTCGAACGATCTCGAAACAACGAAAGGGGCGGTCGGAACACTGCATAACTTGTCGCATCACCGACAAGGCCTTCTGGCCATTTTCAAGTCCGGCGGTATCCCAGCTCTGGTGAAGTTACTATCGTCGCCGGTCGAATCGGTGCTGTTCTATGCAATCACAACGCTGCACAACTTGTTGCTACATCAAGACGGTAGCAAAATGGCAGTACGGCTGGCGGGAGGCCTTCAAAAAATGGTCGCCCTACTGCAGCGCAACAATGTTAAATTTCTTGCCATCGTCACCGACTGCTTGCAGATCTTGGCGTACGGTAATCAAGAGAGCAAGCTAATTATCCTTGCATCGACTGGCCCGAGCGAACTGGTGCGCATCATGCGGTCGTACGACTATGAGAAGCTGCTATGGACTACGTCGCGCGTGCTAAAAGTGTTGTCGGTTTGCTCGAGCAACAAACCGGCCATAGTCGAGGCGGGCGGCATGCAGGCTTTAGCCATGCATCTAGGCAACCAATCGCAGCGTTTGGTGCAGAA
Protein-coding regions in this window:
- the LOC131214196 gene encoding armadillo segment polarity protein — translated: MSYQMPQNRTMSHNPYNSSDMPIQSAKEQTLMWQQNSYLGDSGIHSGAVTQVPSLSGKDDEMEDDPLMFDMDQGFSQNFTQDQVDDMNQQLSQTRSQRVRAAMFPETLEEGIEIPSTQFDPQQPTAVQRLAEPSQMLKHAVVNLINYQDDADLATRAIPELIKLLNDEDQVVVSQAAMMVHQLSKKEASRHAIMNSPQMVAALVRALSNSNDLETTKGAVGTLHNLSHHRQGLLAIFKSGGIPALVKLLSSPVESVLFYAITTLHNLLLHQDGSKMAVRLAGGLQKMVALLQRNNVKFLAIVTDCLQILAYGNQESKLIILASTGPSELVRIMRSYDYEKLLWTTSRVLKVLSVCSSNKPAIVEAGGMQALAMHLGNQSQRLVQNCLWTLRNLSDAATKVDGLETLLSGLVTVLGSSDVNVVTCAAGILSNLTCNNQRNKVTVCQVGGVEALVGTIINAGDREEITEPAVCALRHLTSRHPESEAAQNVVRNGYGLPVIVKLLNPPSRWPLIKAVIGLIRNLALCPANAAPLREHGAIYLLVRLLLKAFQDTQRQRSSLATNGSQPPGAYADGVRMEEIVEGTVGALHILAKEEYNRQVIRSQNVIPIFVQLLFYNDIENIQ